GtatgtaaaaactttattaaataattaaaataatgtgtgttattaaatatatactaatGTTTCAGAAAACAATGTATGGAGCTAATGTTATAATCTTTGAAGGTATTTTGGTGTTTCACAGTCCtgagattttaaaattattggacATGAAAATCTTTGTCGATACAGATCCCGACATACGCCTGGCTAGGCGATTGAAAAGGTAAAATTGGTTTGCTTAACTGTTATTTAAGGGGTTTTAAGCAATTTACTTCTTTTAGAGATATTTCACAACGTGGACGTGATCTAAGTGGAGTATTGAAACAGTATTTGAATATGGTAAAACCTTCTTATTCGAACTACATTGCGCCCACCATGGCTCATGCAGATATTATAGTTCCTCGCGGTGGTGAGAACAAAGTTGCTATACATCTAATAGTTCAACATGTTCATACTCAACTTCAACTTGTAAGTCATtgcatttgtattaaaaaaccaaatatttgtgactattaattttatatattttagcgTGGTTTCAAGCTACGAGAAGCTCTAGCAAATTCCTACAATGACCAACCTATGCCTGAGTCTCTACATCTTCTACCAGCTACTCCTCAAATCAAAGGATTACATACTTTTATACGCTGCAAAAATACATCAAGagatgaatttatattttattccaaAAGACTCATTCGCTTGGTTATTGAATATGCCCTTAGTCTTTTCCCTTTTAAGCCTACTACAGTAGAAACACCCCAGGGTGTATTATATAGTGGTAAGAGAATGGCTACACACAAAATCTGTGGTGTCTCGATCTTAAGAGCTGGTGAGACAATGGAACAAGCCATATGCGATGTTTGCAAGGATATTCGTATTGGCAAAATTCTTATTCAGACTAATAAGGAAACTGAAGAGCCGGAACTGTATTATCTACGTCTGCCAAAAGATATTCGGGAATACAAAGTTATTTTGATGGATGCTACAGTTGCAACTGGTGCAGCCGCTATGATGGCAATTCGCGTACTGCTTGATCACGATGTCAAAGAGGAAAATATTATATTGGCTTCGTTGTTAATGGCTGAAATTGGTGTTCATAGCATAGCTTATGCTTTTCCTCAAGTAAATATGAACATACATGTAcactaaatacatttttaagcatcttttttatcataatatCTAGGTTAAAATTGTAACCTCTGCTCTCGATCCCGAAATTAATGATAAATTTTATGTGATACCTGGTATTGGAAATTTTGGTGACCGCTACTTTGGCACAGAGCCCTCGGAGgagttttattagtttatttaagtACTGATACATactgttatttaagaaatattaaaaagtcgTCTACGACTGTAGAAaggttattaaaagaaaatagttttattaattttgggCATTATACAACATCACCAATCCAATTGATATTTGAATATTATTCTTTAGTTTCCGAGTTATGGGActttaaagttgaaatttttacatataaaacgcTAACTCTACAAATGCTTATAAAAACATCGTACTTAATTTGCAATTTCCATTCAAGTTTACTAAACACTAATTTGCTACTACATCTATTATTTGACgagtaatattgaaaataaaatactatagTATAAGTTAAAACTTTCGACAAAATAGCGAAATACATATTAttgaataattattaaatactttaaaacaaaaaaaaagtacaaatattttccttcaaatttatttttattgtacaaaactaaaaatgtctCCACAGCCATTGTAAAATGAAAGCAGCAATTCCTAAAAGTAATGATAGCCCAaggtatttttgtaataaaacgtCCAACGTTTGAGAAGACtgtttatttttggttaaaagtGTTGTAGTTGTTGATTGTGTACATCTTGTCCATTCATCTTCAGAATCAAGAATTTCTGCATTCATACTAAATTTCGATGTGGAGGTGATGCGCACTCTAACGGATGTGCCCAAAAGATTTGGGCGCATTGGCAAAAGAATCTGTTCATAGCTCTTATTGTGTGCCACATAATGAAGTTTATCGTGAGATACTTCTGTTACTAAAACATTGTAAATTTGACCTTCACGACCAGCGTAGGGATGATAGCTGTTGAAGAGATCTGTTAGACGTTTTGTACGCTTCTTGACCAAGTTGGGAGGTATTCTTGTCATTTTGGCGGCAGGTGTGCCTGGGCGAGggaaaaattgatttataaataaacttggAAACTTGTACTTTTCACATAGAGTAATTGTTTCCTCAAAATCCTCTTCGGTTTCTGTTGGAAAACCGCAAATAATGTCTGTTGCTATCGTGAGTCCTGGCACTTTTTCTCGTAAAAATTCCACAACATGTACAAAATCTTTTCGGCAATACTCACGCTTCATGTCGCCCAATACAGCATCACTACCACTCTGAACTGGTACATGCAAAAATGAGTATACTCTTGGATGCTGGAGTACTTTTGATATTTCATCCAAATGTTCTAATATATATGGAGGGTTTGTCATTCCCACCCGAAGCATACAGTTTTCCGGTATTACCTCAACAAGTTTCCAAAGTAATTCTGGTAATGATGACCCAATATCTCTTCCGTACGCCCCAGTATCTTCTGAGGTAAGCCAGATTTCGCAGCAACCTTCTTCAAATGCTTGTTTGGCTCTTTCAACGATTTCTTCAGGACTATAGCTGGCCAAATCACCTCTAGCGtgttttgttttacaatatgTACACTGGTTAAGGCACCCAGTATTTATGGGTATAATTTCAATCAATGGATTTTTCCTTACTTTCGGTAAGGCCAGTTTTGCTCCGGCCACTCGACGACcatcttcttttttgttttgtagcaATCGTACGCTGTGTCCTTTTAGCGTCTCTTCTACAACCTCAACAACACGATCAATTTGCTGCACTCCAATCACAGACAAGCCTTTCAAATAGTCTGCCTTTGGAGCACCCTGCGGAACACATCCTGCCACTACCACGTGTTTTCCATTACCTATACCATGTTCTATTTCATTGCGAAACGTATCTTCGGATGGATTTTTTACTGTGCAACTGTTCAATAACCACAAATCTGCATTATCTTTGCTTTCCGTTAACTGATAGCCATACGCAGCCAACTGTCCTGCCATATATTCACTATCTGAATTGTTGTGGGCACAGCCCCAGGTTTTTACGTACACCTTCTGTGTACCAGGTATTACACTTTCATGAATAACTTTTTCTGGCGTAATAACATCTTCTACTTTGGTGTTCAACCGCTTCTTTGCTCTTAGAGTgacattacttttattttgataaCGCTCTATCGGTTTTATATCCTCTGGTGATATTAAATCCTCTATATCCGCTATATCATTTTCGTCCATGTTAaccattttttgtaataattcttCAATAGAATCAAAAAATGtgttctttttcttcttcttctactTCTTCTTAAAACTTGTCATTCACGCAGAATGTTAACTGGGTTGCCAATGAATTTATAAACCGTTATAAACACAGGAtcatgatgtaaaaagtaaggtgGGAGCGTTTCGGCAACAAACGagttgggttttgtcaaaatgaaatttctaaaattgaaaaataataaacattggaAAGAAATAGTTCTTGtgtattttacaatattatccACAAAACCGTCGTTACATTTAGCTTGTATCTGCAGCAGGACAATGTTTTAAATCTTcttcatttgaattttcttatttgaaaactttttatgaacattttaattcataatttttaatttaatttgtttgctttgaaaacacaaatatatatttttttttggattaaaaataaattaatttattttgacacaacccaagcactttttaaataaacaaataaaaatcagctgccttaatgatttcaccttacttagtgcatcctgCTCAGGATATTTCTATAGAGTTCACCGAAGGAAGGGTTTTTTTAAACTACATTCGACCAAAGCCTGTACTATACAAAAatcttatatatttataaaattgtataccaTACTTTGCCGAGGCCAGaattatttttgtacatattaCGATACATTCATGATTCGTTTTGACcgctatttttttaattcatgtacatatgtatatgatacaaaaatacgtttgtttattttgtattattatttttaaaaattgagtaatatattatttatctgACTTTTTATAATGAGAGCGTGAATGACGAATTACACATGTAATTATGTTTGTTTTCATAggttagaaaaaaacaaatgcaaataaaatctTGTATAAGCAAATCTTgttcgaaaaaatatttttgacatgTTTTAAATCATATCTAGTAGATTTGGATTAATCAAAAATGTATGGCAAATCTACATGATTTCAACTAGTTTTCTTCAAATCCACTAGATTTGCTCACAACTCAATGGAAACATATCATAATTTAGATGCCGAATTAAGTAATTCCAACTGCTAGtgtgaacaattttaaaattgctgaaaatttaaaaactaaaagttgCCGGATTATAGTCGATTTTAGGCCGCCGCCGACTATTTTAGTTTCAGCAGACGACGTCGTTAATAATGTCAACGCTGGTCTATGGTCGGCTTCGCTTCGTTATAGATACACTTTTTCGGATACGTATAAAAAATaggtaattttttaataaaattaagattttttggtgaaaagttgaaaaatataatttataataaaattaaatccaTATACAAATTACAAGTTTTAGTGAAATTGAAAAGAGGTGTacgtaaatttagtttttaaagatcaaaatagctttataattttttcttttattacatGGTACGtcaatgtaaaaaaaagaaatttaatgaatCAAAATGGCTAATGAGgctgatatattaaaaaatttatttaaaaagaaagcactgattacattaatttttcgaaaattataagaaatttgtGGTTTTtgcatcaaaaatttttattttatttatttttaattaaatatgatgCCGGGAATCAGCGACACTTTTCTTCATTGTAACATGTGGtatacacacaaaaattaaaaaaaaaaaaaatcaaccatGTTTTTTTCAGCTATACATACTGCACATATTGGATTGCAACtgtattgcaaataaaatagaGTTGGAGACGGCATCAGTAAGCTGCTCATGAGCATTATTCGTGAAGCTGCTGAACTTGATCGTATTACagttaaaatacataatatgaAACGTAGTGCTTCTCGTGATTCTCCAAATAGAACAAGTCATTCTTCACGTTCACGATCACTAGCTATGGGCCGTGGTGCATACGATAATGGAGGTGGTGTGCCGGGGGATTCTCCTGAACGCATATCTCCCGACAGATTAAGACGTAGGGTTGGACGCTCTCCAAGTCCCCGCGGTCGTTATGGAGGCGCTTCACCACACCGTGAAGAGTATATACGGGGAGTACCACCTTCTGCGGAGAGGCCAACTTATAAAGTTTTATGCGTAAGTGCTTTGCACCCAAAGGCATCCGATGAATTTATAAAAGAGACATTGTATcgtgaatataaaaaatttggcgACTTTAGTATTCGAATTTCGCGTGATTTAGACGAGAGAGTAGCATATGTATGCTTTCGAACTGCTGAGGATGCTCGAGAAGCAAAACATCATAAACCTCGTATTGTTCTTTACGATAAGGTAGCGTTAGTAGAACCAGTGTACGAATCTTCTGGACGTAGTGAACATAGGTAAGCAATATTACTTTAATCAATAGGTATTCATTATATTTGATTCTAAATATATTCCATTAACTTAGAAGGTCATCCTCGCGATGTCTTCATTGTAGACCAGTATATTGATCcctttttgataaatattttccattaaaaacggtctaaaattcattttagttattattatcGACTTTTGCTTATTgcgttatttttttaacaaaaagtcatCATGTCTGCAAACATTCCGTTTAATTCTTGAATTTGTCgagattaaaatttttctaaagatacatatttttatttatatcgttataaaatgtaaataaaggaataaaagtaaaataaaattaatgaaaactttttgtttttaggccTCGTGGACGTTCCATCTCTCCTCCGGAGTATGATCGTTATCATTACACTAGGGTGCCAGGTCCACCACCGGGACCACCGGAACACCGTCGACCACCTTTAGATGCGTACGATCGCTATGGGCCTCCCCATATACCCCCGCATCCTCATACTCGCGAATATAGACCTATTCATCATGAGTACCCGATGCCACCAAGAGGTCCTCCAATGCATCGTGGTCCTCCGCATTTACACGGACCACCACCACCTCACTATGGTGGTCCACCACGTCATATGGGCCCAAGGCCACATGTACCGTATGAAAAGCCAGAAAATAAAAAGGATAAATTTCCCAATTATTTGCATCACGTCCAACCCGAGGATGATCCTCTATCTACACGAACACTATTCGCTGGAAATTTAGAAGTGACAATTGCGGACGATGAACTTCGTCGCATATTCGGTAAATATGGAATTGTGGATGACATTGATATCAAGAGACCTCCACCAGGTACTGGAAATGCGTTTGCATTTGTCAGATATCAGAATTTAGATATGGCTCATAGGGCTAAATGCGAACTATCTGGACAATACATTGGCAAATTCCAATGTAAAATTGGTTACGGCAAAGTGACTCCGGCAACACGAATTTGGATTGGTGGTTTGGGCGCATGGACATCAGTTACACAATTAGAGCGGGAATTTGATAGATTTGGCGCTATTAAGAAAATTGAGTACCAAAAGGGAGATACTTGTGCGTACATTCAGTATGAGACCATAGAAGCAGCAACGGCAGCAGTTAAGGAAATGCGAGGTTTTCCTTTGGGCGGACCAGAAAGACGTTTGCGTACCGACTTCTCGGAATTACCAGGTGTAACTCCTACAGCAGCTCCTTTTAAACCGAAAGCACCGTATGAGGAAACTGCGGGCTCCTCAGTGCCATCCTCTGAATACAGACGCCCGGAATACGACTATCACTATGAAGATACTCACCATCACCATCCTCCTCACCATCATTATGCACCACGCGGAGGATATGCTCCATATCCACCCCGTGGTTCATATCGCGGTCGTGGAGGATATCGAGGACGTGGTCGTGGCTCATATCACTATCACAATGATGTTCATAGACCAGCACATCCAAGTGCACATTCATCTTCTGCTGCACCAGTTCCACCTCCGGCCGGAGTTGAAGATGAATGGCGCCGACCTCCTGGAGAGCCCGGTTTCGATAGAGGTCGTTCCGGTTCAAGAGAACTAAGGTCGGATCGTTCACGGTCACGTTCGCCACACAAAAGAACCCACTCTCCCGGTTCAGATTCAGATTCATCGCAGCATCGCAATGGCGGTTCATTGGCTTCTGCTCGTACCCTACCGGATGTCGCACGAAAATGTTCTGTAATATGGCAAGGTGCTCTTATTCTTAAGAGCTCTTTATTCCCAGCCAAGTTTCACCTTACCGATGGTGACACTGATATTGTCGAATCGCTAATGCGTGATGAAGATGGCAAGCATAACTTACGTATTACACAACGTTTGCGTCTGGACCCCCCAAAATTGGAAGATGTCCAAAAACGTATTAGTTCTTCGTCTTCACATGCCATTTTCCTAGGCTTGGCCGGCTCAACGTCCGTTGCGAACACCTCCGAAGACAGTTCGGTACAGACTAGACCTCTTCGTAACTTGGTGTCGTATCTTAAGCAAAAGGAAGCTGCTGGTGTTATTTCTCTATTGAACAAGGAAACCGAAGCTACCGGTGTGCTATATGCATTCCCTCCTTGTGATTTTTCAGCCGATCTTTTAAAACGGACGTGTTCAACTGTAACTGAAGAAGCATTCAAAGAGGACCATTTGGTAGTGGTCGTGGTTAGGGGCGGTACGGCTTAAGTGAATCTACtacaacattttaattaagttaaactacaaaaaaatacatcaacttgaacaaaacaacaaaccaaCATGAAGACGAAATCATACTATTAAAAGATTTATGATCATATACAAGAAACACATATATAAAAACCAATACATCCAtactatatacaaaaatataatacatttttagagGTCTGATTGCAGAAGAAAGCAACATTCTGTtacaatttaatattcaaaagtttacttaatatttaacttatttaaaaatgaaaactctATTGTTCTTCAATGATAAACTAAACTGTTCCTTTACTTGTCTTGATATATTCTGAATTTGATCAGAATGACAAAAGCAAACTTTAATATTATCTAAAGACATTTTAAGTATTTACAAATACGGGAacagatttaattaaaaaaaaataataataatttgtgccaattgtaaaatcaaaaagaatttttttaatttaaaaacttaaacagtTGTGCATGCTTCCAAAAGCAAAGTGtatgaatacaattttatataaatttaaacaatttcaatgtGTTGTTCCCAATAGAAATCCATGAAAAAAagcataaatgtataaatatatcaaataactatttaattaataatcccaagtattttttcataaaaatgttttcattagtTGAGTGGCAAAAAgtggtaaaattataaaaattaagataaacaaaaaaaatggtggttcttcagaaaatgtgcatttttttccaaaaataattattttttgtgttttttttttaattttttgtgagaaaatgttttaatttataatttttcgaatgggaaatttcttaattaattgttcaaaagtgtttttttttaatctataattGGCTAAAGTTCTGCATACTAGTAAAAATAGTGTATAACGGGTGACTAGGTGACTACTGTGCTGCAGAAAATGCTTGTGTGGTCTGCattataatattcaaaattcaaatcGGGTGCTTATCAAACCTATAATCTCTTTGTGTtagttattttcaaaaagtaaattcaa
The window above is part of the Lucilia cuprina isolate Lc7/37 chromosome 6, ASM2204524v1, whole genome shotgun sequence genome. Proteins encoded here:
- the LOC111675934 gene encoding uridine-cytidine kinase-like 1; translated protein: MSVTTSNSQSKQIKFYNPSSSASSDSDERCDLTEPLYVDPNIANVEYFGCPASPTTVPARTPQCLESPARVGAPRRRQRTTSMNNQTTANPSECVIRSNNRTIYTAGRPPWYNCAGQQVEPFVIGICGGSASGKTTVAQKIIESLDVPWVTLLSMDCFYKVLNEKQHEQALLNEYNFDHPDAFDMDLLLEVLKKLKEGRKVEVPVYNFVTHSRETTTKTMYGANVIIFEGILVFHSPEILKLLDMKIFVDTDPDIRLARRLKRDISQRGRDLSGVLKQYLNMVKPSYSNYIAPTMAHADIIVPRGGENKVAIHLIVQHVHTQLQLRGFKLREALANSYNDQPMPESLHLLPATPQIKGLHTFIRCKNTSRDEFIFYSKRLIRLVIEYALSLFPFKPTTVETPQGVLYSGKRMATHKICGVSILRAGETMEQAICDVCKDIRIGKILIQTNKETEEPELYYLRLPKDIREYKVILMDATVATGAAAMMAIRVLLDHDVKEENIILASLLMAEIGVHSIAYAFPQVKIVTSALDPEINDKFYVIPGIGNFGDRYFGTEPSEEFY
- the LOC111675935 gene encoding threonylcarbamoyladenosine tRNA methylthiotransferase, whose protein sequence is MVNMDENDIADIEDLISPEDIKPIERYQNKSNVTLRAKKRLNTKVEDVITPEKVIHESVIPGTQKVYVKTWGCAHNNSDSEYMAGQLAAYGYQLTESKDNADLWLLNSCTVKNPSEDTFRNEIEHGIGNGKHVVVAGCVPQGAPKADYLKGLSVIGVQQIDRVVEVVEETLKGHSVRLLQNKKEDGRRVAGAKLALPKVRKNPLIEIIPINTGCLNQCTYCKTKHARGDLASYSPEEIVERAKQAFEEGCCEIWLTSEDTGAYGRDIGSSLPELLWKLVEVIPENCMLRVGMTNPPYILEHLDEISKVLQHPRVYSFLHVPVQSGSDAVLGDMKREYCRKDFVHVVEFLREKVPGLTIATDIICGFPTETEEDFEETITLCEKYKFPSLFINQFFPRPGTPAAKMTRIPPNLVKKRTKRLTDLFNSYHPYAGREGQIYNVLVTEVSHDKLHYVAHNKSYEQILLPMRPNLLGTSVRVRITSTSKFSMNAEILDSEDEWTRCTQSTTTTLLTKNKQSSQTLDVLLQKYLGLSLLLGIAAFILQWLWRHF
- the LOC111675873 gene encoding RNA-binding protein spenito, with protein sequence MSIIREAAELDRITVKIHNMKRSASRDSPNRTSHSSRSRSLAMGRGAYDNGGGVPGDSPERISPDRLRRRVGRSPSPRGRYGGASPHREEYIRGVPPSAERPTYKVLCVSALHPKASDEFIKETLYREYKKFGDFSIRISRDLDERVAYVCFRTAEDAREAKHHKPRIVLYDKVALVEPVYESSGRSEHRPRGRSISPPEYDRYHYTRVPGPPPGPPEHRRPPLDAYDRYGPPHIPPHPHTREYRPIHHEYPMPPRGPPMHRGPPHLHGPPPPHYGGPPRHMGPRPHVPYEKPENKKDKFPNYLHHVQPEDDPLSTRTLFAGNLEVTIADDELRRIFGKYGIVDDIDIKRPPPGTGNAFAFVRYQNLDMAHRAKCELSGQYIGKFQCKIGYGKVTPATRIWIGGLGAWTSVTQLEREFDRFGAIKKIEYQKGDTCAYIQYETIEAATAAVKEMRGFPLGGPERRLRTDFSELPGVTPTAAPFKPKAPYEETAGSSVPSSEYRRPEYDYHYEDTHHHHPPHHHYAPRGGYAPYPPRGSYRGRGGYRGRGRGSYHYHNDVHRPAHPSAHSSSAAPVPPPAGVEDEWRRPPGEPGFDRGRSGSRELRSDRSRSRSPHKRTHSPGSDSDSSQHRNGGSLASARTLPDVARKCSVIWQGALILKSSLFPAKFHLTDGDTDIVESLMRDEDGKHNLRITQRLRLDPPKLEDVQKRISSSSSHAIFLGLAGSTSVANTSEDSSVQTRPLRNLVSYLKQKEAAGVISLLNKETEATGVLYAFPPCDFSADLLKRTCSTVTEEAFKEDHLVVVVVRGGTA